In Chryseobacterium wanjuense, the genomic stretch AATTTTTCAAAAATTTTATTAGTGTGGTAGTTTCTATCATACATGAACTTTAAAAAGGCTTTAATATTTTTGATTTGCTTTGATCTTGTGTTAGTCTTCTGCTTACAGGTCATTTTCAAATAATTCATGAAGCCATCAAAAAATCTAATATCTAAATCATCAAATAACAAGTTCTTTTTACCAATAGTTACCGAATAAGCATTTAAATGATTTCTAAGAGTTGTATATGCCTTAACCGTTCCTTCTTTAAGATTTGATTTTCGTATTTCTAAAAACTTTTCAAATGCTTTATCAACTGTTAAATCAATTTCAGAATTTTCAAATTTTCCAGTTAAATAAGTCCTAACCTCATCAAAAAATTTAGTTGTCTTTGATTTATCATTTTCTACAAAATTTTTTGTGTATAAATCTAATATCTTAGACTGCACCGTATTAAGTATTTTATTAAAATTTAATGCATTCGAGGAATTTGCTTTAACTCTTTGGCTATTGTGATTCCAATATTTAGGATTTATTTTTAGAGTAGTGGAAAATTTTGGTCTTTTTCCGTTCAAGCTGATAGCAACCAGTACTAATGAATCTTTTATTGAATTTCTTTCTTTTAAATAGAAATTAATTTTCATAATATTTACATTTAGGGGACACTTTAAATTACACAGGGGACACTAAAGGGGACACTATTTTATGAATATAATTGAACAATCTTAAAAGTAAATATACAAAAAAAATCCTCATATTACTTATGAATACAAGGATTTATATTTAACTGTGTTCAGTTATTTTTAACTGTTTTCAGTTGTACGTGGTCCCACCTGGGCTCGAACCAGGGACCACCTGATTATGAGACGAAAAAAGTTACTTCACATTTTATTTCATTCTTTTTCATTGTTCTGATTTTCAACAAAATAAAGATTTATCATTTTTCATTTCTTTATAATATCTTGTATTATTCTGACAAAATGTTTCACCTATGTTTCACCCACATATTTTTTAGTCAATTTGCAGAAACTGCAAGAACTGCAACTGTTACAACAGTCCTTCATCATTAAAACTTGTATAACTTTCTTTTGTGATAATAATACTGTCAAGGAGAGCAATATCAAGTAGCTTACAAGCTGTCTTGAGTTTCTTCACAATGGCTAAATCTGAGCTACTTGGGGTAAGGTTTCCACTTGGGTGGTTATGTACCAATATAAGTCCAGTAGCTAAACATTTTAAAGCCACAGCTAAAATCAACCTAATATCTACTAAACTCCCTGTCATACCACCTTTAGACAAGTTGTAAACCCCAATTACAGCATTTGAAGAATTTACAAACAGTATTTTGACTTCTTCTTGCATTTCTATTATCCCCTTATCCCAGATTGTTCTTAGAACTTCTATCACATCACTGCTCATACTGAGTTTAGTTTCAAACATTTTGTAAGGGTGATATGTTACCTGTATCTCTGATACTGTTATTTCTGTATTCATTTTAAGTTTTTTTGGAGTATGTGAGGGCACAGCTCATATCATGTTTTTGTAACTCCAAAATCATAGAACTTGTTTAAAACCTCTTTCTGATACATCAGAATAGTTAGATTTTCTTCTTCATGATAGTAGAGTTTTAGAGTAACTGAACTAGGAAAGGTGATGGTAAATTCTTCCAGCTTATTTTTAAGCCTTTCAACTTTATTTTCTTTGTATTTCAGTTCAACTCTCATGAGTCTGTCAGCATTAAAGTACAATAGTATCTGCTTTACCTTTAACCCAAGAACTTCGTTAATATCTCCAAAGTACTCATAAGGAACTAAAGACAGATTATTTTCAATAAATTCATAAGTAGGTACTGATATAGCTTCAAACTCAAAATCATTGTGTTCATCATCTAGTCTGAATTTTAAGTGCTTATATAGGTCATTCTTCATTTAATTTTAGATTGTTAAAACCACTTGTATTAGAGGTGGCTATATTATTGTTTAC encodes the following:
- a CDS encoding JAB domain-containing protein yields the protein MNTEITVSEIQVTYHPYKMFETKLSMSSDVIEVLRTIWDKGIIEMQEEVKILFVNSSNAVIGVYNLSKGGMTGSLVDIRLILAVALKCLATGLILVHNHPSGNLTPSSSDLAIVKKLKTACKLLDIALLDSIIITKESYTSFNDEGLL
- a CDS encoding phage integrase SAM-like domain-containing protein — translated: MKINFYLKERNSIKDSLVLVAISLNGKRPKFSTTLKINPKYWNHNSQRVKANSSNALNFNKILNTVQSKILDLYTKNFVENDKSKTTKFFDEVRTYLTGKFENSEIDLTVDKAFEKFLEIRKSNLKEGTVKAYTTLRNHLNAYSVTIGKKNLLFDDLDIRFFDGFMNYLKMTCKQKTNTRSKQIKNIKAFLKFMYDRNYHTNKIFEKLDREHEKGQFVDFVEADFEKVFNLDLSNDSHLDITRRLFCISWSVRKKYFEGMYDPVLGKNEKRKKMALENENTKQGDGVKYFGRGFVQITWKKNYRRMGEKFGVDLVNSPEKALNHDIAIKIMIYGCEEGKFSGKSLGDYINSEKTDYYNARRVINGTDRADIVQEYAKKMEKCLKIKKCKD